A stretch of the Schistocerca serialis cubense isolate TAMUIC-IGC-003099 chromosome 2, iqSchSeri2.2, whole genome shotgun sequence genome encodes the following:
- the LOC126456139 gene encoding uncharacterized protein LOC126456139 — MESVSVHTKGERLCEENFAKIIQGNANGRFLVKLPVKDNHGGLGESVNNATRCSQRLERRLQRQPALRAQYVSFMRAYKGLSHMELVTTNMENCTYYMSHHAVLKEPSSTAELRLFFNAPAKTSSNSSLNDILMFGPTVQDDLYSIVLWFQTHKYACIADLTKMCRQIEVGKVDKDLQRILWRESPNEPIKAYRLTTVTTRR, encoded by the coding sequence ATGGAGTCTGTTTCTGTGCACACAAAAGGAGAGCGATTATGTGAGGAGAATTTTGCGAAAATCATTCAGGGGAATGCAAATGGTAGATTCTTGGTGAAACTACCAGTGAAAGATAATCATGGAGGACTGGGAGAGTCTGTAAATAATGCTACACGCTGCTCACAACGCTTAGAGAGAAGGCTACAGCGACAACCAGCATTAAGGGCACAGTATGTCAGTTTCATGAGAGCATATAAAGGTTTGAGTCATATGGAACTGGTGACCACAAATATGGAGAACTGCACGTATTACATGTCACATCACGCAGTGCTTAAAGAACCAAGCAGTACTGCTGAACTTCGACTATTTTTTAATGCCCCAGCAAAGACATCATCAAACAGTTCCCTCAATGACATTTTGATGTTTGGACCAACCGTACAAGATGACTTATATTCAATTGTCCTGTGGTTCCAAACACACAAATATGCTTGCATTGCTGACCTTACAAAAATGTGTAGACAGATTGAAGTTGGAAAGGTAGATAAAGACCTACAAAGAATTCTATGGCGTGAGTCTCCCAACGAACCAATCAAGGCCTATCGTTTAACAACAGTCACTACCAGAAGATGA